Genomic DNA from Sphingomonas hankookensis:
TGTTCGCGACCGCCGGCAACGCCCCGGCGCGCAAGGCGTGGCTGTCGGGCGGGCTGACCGATCGCGGGTCGATCCGGATCGATGCCGGTGCCGCGCGCGCATTGTCGAGCGGGCGCAGCCTGCTGCCGGCCGGCGCCATCGAGGTTGCGGGCGATTTCTCGCGCGGCGATCTGGTGCGGATCATCGATGCCGAGGGCCGTGCGATCGCACGTGGCCTGGCCGAATATGACGCGGGTGAAGCGGCGCGGATCGTCGGACGGCGCAGCGACGAGCTGGCCGATCTGCTGGGCTATGCGCCGCGCTCCGCACTGGTGCATCGCAACCATATGGCGCTGTTGTGAGGACGATGGCGCTGACCGGCGGGACCGGCTTCGTCGGTCGCCGCGTGATCGCGCAGGCGGTCGGGCAGGACTGGCACATCCGCGCGCTGACCCGCCGCGCCCAGCCTGCCGAGCCGAACGTGAACTGGGTGCGCGGCGCGCTCGACAAGCCCGACAGCCTTGCCGAACTGATGGTCGGTGCCGACGTCGTGCTGCACGTCGCCGGGGTCGTGAACGCGCCGGACGCTGCCGGCTTCACCGCGGGCAATGTCGCAGGCACGCAGGCGGTACTCGACGCGGCACGCGCCGCCGGCGTGCGGCGGTTCGTCCATGTCTCTTCGCTGTCGGCGCGCGAGCCGCAGCTTTCCGCCTATGGCGCGTCGAAGCGGGCCGGCGAGGAACTGGTCGCTGCCAGCGATCGCGACTGGACCATCGTCCGCCCGACCGGCGTCTATGGTCCCGGCGATACCGAGATGCGCGACATGTTCCGCATGGCGCAGATGGGCCTGGCGCTGCTGCCACCACCGGGCAAGGTGGCGTTGGTCGCGGTGGACGATCTCGCGCGGCTGCTGCTGGCGCTGGCCGAACGCGACGGTCCGCGCGACGTGCTGGAGGTCGATGACGGCCGGGCGATGACCCATGCCGAGATGGCGAGG
This window encodes:
- a CDS encoding NAD-dependent epimerase/dehydratase family protein: MALTGGTGFVGRRVIAQAVGQDWHIRALTRRAQPAEPNVNWVRGALDKPDSLAELMVGADVVLHVAGVVNAPDAAGFTAGNVAGTQAVLDAARAAGVRRFVHVSSLSAREPQLSAYGASKRAGEELVAASDRDWTIVRPTGVYGPGDTEMRDMFRMAQMGLALLPPPGKVALVAVDDLARLLLALAERDGPRDVLEVDDGRAMTHAEMARLIGDAVGRRVLAMHLPAGLLQLGARIDRKLRGAQAKLTPDRASYLAHPDWTADPARRPPPDLWEPRIDTARGLADTAAWYRAHRLL